From Streptomyces sp. NBC_00683, one genomic window encodes:
- a CDS encoding class I SAM-dependent methyltransferase: protein MSEQSPADGSQASDARFGALVAEAAAVSVDGWDFSWLDGRATEERPSWGYARAMADRMGRARAALDIQTGGGEVLASAPELPPLTVATESWPPNIARATALLHPRGAVVVADADEPPLPFGDSAFDLVVSRHPVTTWWDEIARVLTPGGTYFSQQVGPASVFELVEYFLGPQPPEVRAGRDPRRARADAEAAGLDVVDLRSERLRTEFFDIGAVVYFLRKVIWMVPGFTVEAYLPQLRSLHRHIEAEGPFVAYSARFLVEARKPL from the coding sequence ATGAGCGAACAGTCCCCGGCCGACGGGTCCCAGGCCTCCGACGCGCGCTTCGGCGCCCTGGTCGCCGAGGCCGCCGCCGTCTCCGTCGACGGCTGGGACTTCTCCTGGCTCGACGGGAGGGCCACCGAGGAACGCCCCTCGTGGGGGTACGCGCGGGCCATGGCGGACCGGATGGGGCGGGCGCGGGCCGCGCTCGACATCCAGACCGGGGGCGGCGAGGTCCTCGCCTCCGCACCCGAACTGCCGCCGCTCACCGTGGCCACCGAGTCCTGGCCCCCGAACATCGCCCGCGCCACCGCCCTGCTGCACCCGCGCGGAGCCGTCGTCGTCGCGGACGCCGACGAGCCGCCGCTGCCCTTCGGGGACAGCGCCTTCGATCTGGTGGTCAGCAGGCACCCGGTGACCACATGGTGGGACGAGATCGCCCGGGTGCTGACACCCGGTGGCACGTACTTCTCGCAACAGGTCGGGCCCGCAAGCGTCTTCGAACTCGTCGAGTACTTCCTCGGCCCGCAGCCGCCCGAGGTCCGCGCCGGCCGTGACCCCCGGCGGGCGCGGGCCGACGCCGAGGCCGCGGGGCTCGACGTGGTCGACCTGCGCTCGGAGCGGCTGCGCACCGAGTTCTTCGACATCGGCGCCGTCGTCTACTTCCTGCGGAAGGTGATCTGGATGGTGCCGGGATTCACCGTGGAGGCCTATCTGCCCCAACTGCGCTCCCTGCACCGGCACATCGAGGCCGAGGGGCCCTTCGTCGCGTACAGCGCCCGGTTCCTGGTCGAGGCCCGCAAGCCGCTGTAG
- a CDS encoding hydrogen peroxide-inducible genes activator, producing the protein MAYVNQGIRAKQPSLSQLRAFAAVAEHLHFRDAAAAIGMSQPALSGAVSALEVALGVQLIERTTRKVLLSPAGERLAVRADAVLEAVGELMEEAEAVRAPFTGVLRLGVIPTVAPYLLPAVLRLVHERYPELDLQVHEEQTSSLLEGLAAGRLDLLLLAVPLGMPGVTELPLFDEDFVLVMEQEHRLGGRTDIPREALRDLPLLLLDEGHCLRDQALDICREAGRTDGAPVTTTAAGLSTLVQLVAGGLGVTLLPRTAVTVETGRNEALATGYFADPAPSRRIALAIRTGTARHEEFEEFAAALREALVTLPVRVPTAG; encoded by the coding sequence GTGGCGTACGTAAATCAGGGTATTAGGGCCAAGCAGCCCAGTCTCTCGCAGCTGCGCGCCTTCGCGGCCGTCGCGGAGCATCTGCACTTCCGGGACGCGGCGGCAGCAATCGGGATGAGTCAGCCCGCACTCTCCGGAGCCGTATCGGCGCTGGAGGTGGCACTGGGTGTCCAGCTCATCGAGCGTACGACGCGCAAGGTGCTGCTCTCGCCCGCCGGGGAGCGGCTCGCGGTGCGGGCCGACGCGGTGCTGGAGGCCGTGGGCGAGCTGATGGAGGAGGCGGAGGCGGTGCGGGCGCCGTTCACCGGGGTGCTCAGGCTCGGTGTGATCCCGACCGTGGCGCCGTACCTGCTGCCCGCGGTGCTGCGGCTGGTCCATGAGCGCTACCCCGAGCTGGACCTCCAGGTGCACGAGGAGCAGACCTCCTCGCTGCTGGAGGGGCTGGCGGCGGGGCGGCTGGACCTGCTGCTGCTCGCCGTCCCGCTCGGCATGCCCGGTGTCACCGAACTGCCGCTGTTCGACGAGGACTTCGTCCTCGTCATGGAGCAGGAGCACCGGCTGGGCGGGCGCACCGACATTCCGCGGGAGGCACTGCGCGACCTGCCGCTGCTGCTGCTCGACGAGGGGCACTGCCTGCGCGACCAGGCGCTCGACATCTGCCGTGAGGCGGGGCGCACCGACGGGGCGCCGGTGACGACGACCGCCGCGGGGCTCTCCACGCTGGTGCAGCTCGTCGCGGGCGGTCTCGGGGTGACGCTGCTGCCCCGGACGGCGGTGACGGTGGAGACCGGGCGCAACGAGGCGCTGGCCACCGGGTACTTCGCGGATCCGGCCCCCTCGCGGCGGATCGCCCTGGCGATCCGCACGGGGACGGCGCGGCACGAGGAGTTCGAGGAGTTCGCCGCGGCGCTCCGGGAGGCGCTGGTGACCCTTCCGGTACGGGTACCGACAGCCGGCTGA
- the mgrA gene encoding L-glyceraldehyde 3-phosphate reductase, whose product MTDSLPHIAAESRYDSMEYRRTGRSGLKLPAVSLGLWHNFGDDRSLASQRAILRRAFDLGVTHFDLANNYGPPPGSAELNFGKLFRQDFAPYRDELIISTKAGYEMHPGPYGEWGSRKYLLSSLDASLKRMGLDYVDIFYSHRFDPDTPLEETMGALASAVRQGKALYAGVSSYNAAQTAEAARLLREMGVPALIHQPSYSMVNRWVESDGLLETLETAGMGCISFAPLAQGLLTGKYLKGIPEGSRASQGKSLDPDLLSDEMVRRLRGLNDIAVRRGQSLAQLALNWVLRDSRMTSALIGASSVRQLEENVAALGAPALSEAELKEIDTFAVDTASTNIWANRG is encoded by the coding sequence GTGACTGATTCCCTCCCCCATATCGCCGCCGAGTCGCGCTACGACTCCATGGAGTACCGCCGCACGGGCCGCAGCGGGCTCAAGCTCCCCGCCGTCTCGCTCGGCCTGTGGCACAACTTCGGCGACGACCGCAGCCTCGCCTCCCAGCGGGCCATCCTCCGCCGCGCCTTCGACCTCGGCGTGACCCACTTCGATCTGGCCAACAACTACGGTCCGCCGCCCGGCTCCGCCGAGCTCAACTTCGGCAAGCTCTTCCGGCAGGACTTCGCCCCGTACCGGGACGAGCTGATCATCTCCACCAAGGCCGGTTACGAGATGCATCCGGGCCCGTACGGGGAGTGGGGGTCCCGCAAGTACCTGCTGTCCTCGCTCGACGCCTCGCTGAAGCGGATGGGGCTCGACTACGTCGACATCTTCTACTCCCACCGCTTCGACCCCGACACGCCGCTCGAGGAGACGATGGGGGCGCTCGCCTCCGCCGTACGCCAGGGCAAGGCGCTGTACGCGGGTGTCTCCTCGTACAACGCCGCACAGACCGCCGAGGCGGCCCGGCTGCTGAGGGAGATGGGCGTGCCCGCCCTGATCCACCAGCCGTCCTACTCGATGGTCAACCGCTGGGTGGAGTCCGACGGGCTGCTCGAAACGCTGGAGACGGCCGGCATGGGCTGCATCTCCTTCGCGCCGCTCGCCCAGGGGCTGCTCACGGGCAAGTACCTCAAGGGCATCCCGGAGGGTTCGCGCGCCTCGCAGGGCAAGTCCCTGGACCCGGACCTTCTCTCCGACGAGATGGTGCGCCGGCTGCGCGGGCTGAACGACATCGCCGTGCGCCGCGGACAGTCCCTCGCCCAGCTGGCGCTGAACTGGGTGCTGCGGGACAGCCGCATGACGTCGGCCCTCATCGGTGCGTCGAGTGTGAGGCAGCTGGAGGAGAACGTGGCCGCGCTCGGCGCACCGGCGCTCTCCGAGGCCGAACTGAAGGAGATCGACACCTTCGCGGTGGACACCGCGAGCACCAACATCTGGGCCAACCGGGGCTGA
- a CDS encoding peroxiredoxin: MLTVGDKFPQFDLTACVSLETGKEFEQINHKTYEGQWKIVFAWPKDFTFVCPTEIAAFGKLNEEFADRDAQILGFSGDSEFVHHAWRKDHPDLTDLPFPMLADSKHELMRDLGIEGEDGFAQRAVFIVDQNNEIQFTMVTAGSVGRNPKEVLRVLDALQTDELCPCNWTKGENTLDPVALLSGE; encoded by the coding sequence GTGCTCACTGTCGGTGACAAGTTCCCCCAGTTCGACCTGACCGCTTGCGTGTCGTTGGAGACCGGCAAGGAGTTCGAGCAGATCAACCACAAGACCTACGAGGGTCAGTGGAAGATCGTCTTTGCGTGGCCGAAGGACTTCACCTTCGTGTGCCCCACCGAGATCGCCGCCTTCGGCAAGCTGAACGAGGAGTTCGCCGACCGCGACGCCCAGATCCTCGGCTTCTCCGGTGACTCCGAGTTCGTGCACCACGCCTGGCGCAAGGACCACCCGGACCTGACCGACCTGCCCTTCCCGATGCTGGCCGACTCGAAGCACGAGCTCATGCGTGACCTCGGCATCGAGGGCGAGGACGGCTTCGCCCAGCGCGCCGTCTTCATCGTCGACCAGAACAACGAGATCCAGTTCACGATGGTGACCGCCGGTTCCGTGGGCCGTAACCCCAAGGAGGTCCTGCGGGTCCTCGACGCCCTGCAGACCGACGAGCTCTGCCCCTGCAACTGGACCAAGGGCGAGAACACCCTCGACCCGGTCGCGCTCCTCTCGGGCGAGTGA
- a CDS encoding PhoH family protein, with protein sequence MVTSTKRRMPDRRTYVLDTSVLLADPNAMARFDEHEVVLPIVVVTELEAKRHHPELGYFARQALRLLDDFRVRYGRLDAPIPLGDLGGTLRVELNHSDPGVLPAGYRLGDNDSRILAVARNLQAEGYDVTVVSKDLPLRIKASSVGLLAEEYRAELAITDSGWTGMSELSLSAEQVDLLFTEETLYVPEAADFPVHTGLVLQSERGKALGRVTAEGNVRLVRGDREAFGIHGRSAEQRIALDLLLDPDVGIVSMGGRAGTGKSALALCAGLEAVLERRQHQKVMVFRPLYAVGGQELGYLPGSESEKMSPWAQAVFDTLSAVAGREVIEEVLGRGMLEILPLTHIRGRSLHDAFVIVDEAQSLERNVLLTVLSRIGTNSRVVLTHDVAQRDNLRVGRYDGVVAVVEKLKGHPLFAHVTLTRSERSQIAALVTEMLEEGRI encoded by the coding sequence GTGGTGACCAGCACTAAGCGCCGCATGCCCGACAGGCGCACCTATGTTCTCGACACCAGCGTCCTGCTGGCCGACCCCAACGCCATGGCCCGCTTCGACGAGCACGAAGTAGTGCTGCCGATCGTCGTGGTCACGGAGCTGGAGGCCAAACGGCACCACCCCGAACTCGGGTACTTCGCCCGGCAGGCCCTGCGCCTGCTGGACGACTTCCGCGTCCGGTACGGCCGGCTGGATGCCCCGATCCCCCTCGGGGATCTGGGCGGGACGCTCCGCGTCGAACTCAACCATTCCGACCCCGGTGTACTGCCCGCCGGCTACAGGTTGGGGGACAACGACTCACGGATTCTCGCGGTAGCGCGCAATCTGCAGGCCGAGGGGTACGACGTCACCGTCGTCTCCAAGGACCTGCCGCTCAGGATCAAGGCGTCATCGGTCGGCCTCCTCGCCGAGGAGTACCGCGCCGAACTCGCCATCACCGACTCCGGCTGGACAGGGATGTCCGAGCTGTCGCTCTCCGCCGAACAGGTCGATCTGCTGTTCACCGAGGAGACGCTCTACGTCCCCGAGGCGGCCGACTTCCCCGTACATACGGGACTCGTCCTCCAGTCCGAGCGCGGCAAGGCCCTCGGCAGGGTCACCGCCGAGGGCAATGTGCGCCTCGTGCGCGGCGACCGGGAGGCCTTCGGGATCCACGGCCGCAGCGCCGAGCAGCGCATCGCGCTCGATCTGCTCCTCGACCCGGACGTCGGCATCGTCTCGATGGGAGGCAGGGCGGGCACCGGCAAGTCGGCACTGGCGCTCTGTGCGGGCCTGGAGGCCGTGCTGGAGCGCAGGCAGCACCAGAAGGTGATGGTCTTCCGGCCGTTGTACGCGGTCGGCGGGCAGGAGCTCGGCTATCTCCCCGGCAGCGAGTCCGAGAAGATGAGCCCCTGGGCGCAGGCCGTCTTCGACACGCTGTCGGCGGTCGCCGGGCGCGAGGTCATCGAAGAGGTGCTGGGGCGCGGGATGCTGGAGATCCTGCCGCTCACCCACATCCGGGGCCGTTCGCTCCACGACGCGTTCGTGATCGTGGACGAGGCGCAGTCACTCGAACGGAATGTCCTGCTGACCGTGTTGTCCCGGATCGGGACGAATTCCCGCGTCGTGCTCACCCATGACGTGGCCCAGCGGGACAACCTCAGGGTCGGCCGGTACGACGGAGTCGTCGCCGTGGTCGAGAAACTGAAGGGACATCCGCTCTTCGCGCACGTCACGCTCACCCGCTCCGAGCGCTCGCAGATCGCCGCGCTGGTGACCGAAATGCTGGAGGAAGGCCGGATCTGA
- a CDS encoding DUF192 domain-containing protein has product MGKWRNGGGTLTVGTGTGTQEVPLRIAASYRARMRGLLGVEGVDGALLITPCGSVHTFRMRFTIDVAYLDRKFNVLAVRTMKPGRLGLPRLRARHVVESEAGAMEKWGLRPGTRVQVTATTR; this is encoded by the coding sequence ATGGGGAAATGGCGCAATGGCGGCGGAACGCTGACGGTCGGTACGGGTACGGGCACGCAGGAGGTGCCGCTGCGGATCGCGGCGTCCTACCGGGCGCGGATGCGGGGACTGCTGGGTGTGGAGGGCGTCGACGGGGCACTCCTGATCACGCCGTGCGGGAGTGTGCACACCTTCCGGATGCGGTTCACCATCGATGTGGCGTATCTGGACCGGAAGTTCAACGTCCTGGCGGTCCGCACGATGAAGCCGGGCCGCCTCGGGCTGCCCCGGCTGCGCGCCCGCCATGTGGTGGAGTCGGAGGCGGGCGCGATGGAGAAGTGGGGGCTGCGGCCGGGCACACGGGTCCAAGTGACCGCCACGACACGGTAG
- a CDS encoding isoprenyl transferase: MNLRDLVYGLYARRVEGRLDHAQVPKHIGVILDGNRRWAKASGGSAVQGHQAGADKISELLGWCSETEVEVVTLWLLSTDNFDRPEAELIPLLGIIENTVRNLAADGRWRVHHVGTLDLLPARTQTVLKEAEEATAGIDGIIVNVAVGYGGRQEIADAVRSLLLDHSAKGTTFEELAEVVSTDLISEHLYTRGQPDPDLVIRTSGEQRLSGFMLWQSAHSEYYFCEVFWPAFRKVDFLRALRDYAARHRRYGA, encoded by the coding sequence GTGAACTTGCGCGACCTGGTGTACGGGCTCTACGCACGCCGGGTGGAAGGCCGCCTGGATCACGCGCAGGTGCCCAAGCACATCGGAGTCATCCTCGACGGAAACCGGCGCTGGGCGAAGGCCTCGGGCGGTTCGGCCGTGCAGGGACACCAGGCGGGCGCGGACAAGATCTCCGAGCTGCTCGGCTGGTGCAGCGAGACCGAGGTCGAGGTCGTCACCCTCTGGCTGCTCTCCACGGACAACTTCGACCGGCCCGAGGCGGAGCTCATCCCGCTGCTCGGCATCATCGAGAACACCGTGCGCAACCTGGCGGCCGACGGGCGGTGGCGTGTCCACCACGTCGGCACGCTCGACCTGCTGCCGGCGCGGACCCAGACCGTCCTGAAGGAGGCGGAGGAGGCCACGGCCGGTATCGACGGAATAATCGTCAATGTCGCCGTCGGCTACGGCGGGCGCCAGGAGATCGCGGACGCGGTGCGGTCCCTGCTGCTGGACCACTCCGCCAAGGGCACGACCTTCGAGGAGCTCGCGGAGGTCGTCTCCACGGACCTCATCTCCGAGCACCTCTACACCCGCGGACAGCCCGACCCGGACCTGGTGATCCGGACCAGTGGCGAGCAGCGGCTGTCCGGCTTCATGCTCTGGCAGAGTGCCCATTCGGAGTACTACTTCTGCGAGGTGTTCTGGCCGGCCTTCCGCAAGGTCGACTTCCTCCGCGCCCTGCGCGACTACGCGGCCCGCCACCGCCGCTACGGCGCCTGA
- a CDS encoding transglycosylase SLT domain-containing protein, giving the protein MSRISVRGFAVASATAVTTVGAVVGVASGSTPAADDNFEAAAADTTLLADIPAGQQAQVQTASLTQQADAQASAADAAAKKSAEETARIQAAKDAKSKKQAAEDKLEEEREAKAEADRASRSDVRDASSFSAQGSYSVAEVQAMARQMMPADQFQCFSNIVERESGWNYRASNPSSGAYGIMQALPGSKMASAGADWQTNPATQIKWGLSYMNSDRYGSPCAAWSFWQANHWY; this is encoded by the coding sequence GTGAGCCGGATCTCGGTCCGGGGGTTCGCAGTGGCATCTGCCACCGCGGTCACCACCGTAGGCGCCGTCGTCGGCGTTGCGTCGGGCAGCACTCCCGCTGCTGACGACAACTTCGAGGCTGCCGCAGCCGACACCACGCTGCTCGCAGACATTCCCGCGGGCCAGCAGGCCCAGGTTCAGACCGCTTCGTTGACGCAGCAGGCCGATGCACAGGCCTCCGCTGCCGACGCGGCGGCGAAGAAGTCTGCTGAAGAAACGGCCCGCATCCAGGCCGCCAAGGACGCCAAGTCGAAGAAGCAGGCGGCCGAGGACAAGCTGGAGGAGGAGCGCGAGGCGAAGGCGGAAGCCGATCGCGCGAGCCGCTCCGACGTCCGCGACGCCTCGTCGTTCTCGGCTCAGGGCTCCTACAGCGTGGCCGAAGTCCAGGCGATGGCCCGCCAGATGATGCCGGCCGACCAGTTCCAGTGCTTCAGCAACATCGTGGAGCGCGAGTCGGGCTGGAACTACAGGGCGTCGAACCCGTCCTCGGGTGCCTACGGCATCATGCAGGCGCTGCCCGGTTCCAAGATGGCGTCCGCGGGCGCCGACTGGCAGACCAACCCGGCCACCCAGATCAAGTGGGGCCTCAGCTACATGAACAGCGACCGCTACGGCAGCCCGTGTGCGGCCTGGTCGTTCTGGCAGGCCAACCACTGGTACTAG
- a CDS encoding alkyl hydroperoxide reductase — MALDELKSAIPDFAKDLKLNLGSVIGNSELPQQQLWGTVLACAIASRSPKVLRELEPEAKANLSAEAYTAAKSAAAIMAMNNVFYRTRHLLSDPEYGNLRAGLRMNVIGKPGVEKVDFELWSLAVSAINGCGQCLDSHEQVLRKAGVDRETIQEAVKIASVIQAVGVTLEAEAVLAE, encoded by the coding sequence ATGGCACTCGACGAACTGAAGTCCGCGATTCCGGACTTCGCCAAGGACCTGAAGCTGAACCTCGGCTCGGTCATCGGGAACAGTGAGCTCCCCCAGCAGCAGCTCTGGGGCACCGTCCTCGCCTGCGCGATCGCCTCGCGCTCGCCGAAGGTGCTGCGTGAGCTCGAGCCGGAGGCGAAGGCCAACCTCTCCGCCGAGGCGTACACCGCGGCGAAGTCGGCTGCGGCCATCATGGCGATGAACAACGTCTTCTACCGCACCCGGCACCTGCTGTCGGACCCCGAGTACGGGAACCTCCGTGCGGGCCTGCGGATGAACGTCATCGGCAAGCCGGGCGTGGAGAAGGTCGACTTCGAACTGTGGTCGCTCGCCGTCTCCGCGATCAACGGCTGCGGCCAGTGCCTGGACTCCCACGAGCAGGTGCTGCGCAAGGCCGGCGTGGACCGTGAGACCATTCAGGAAGCCGTAAAGATCGCTTCGGTGATCCAGGCTGTCGGCGTGACCCTCGAGGCCGAGGCCGTGCTCGCCGAGTAA
- a CDS encoding winged helix DNA-binding domain-containing protein — protein MTTRARTVTVTWPQANARRLARQSLTEDTGRSPGTASTSPARPSSPAEAVAAMLGAHAQVLSAAELSVCLRTAGSTRADVRTALWTDRTLVKTFGPRGTVHLLPAGDLPLWTGALSAVPTGTSPFPKDARMTPDQVEAVVAAVSDALTGAELTIDELSEEVVARTGPWAGDLVMPGFQDMWPRWRQVLHLAGHRGALCYAPNRGRRATYTNPGHVPLPGPEALAALVRRYLYAYGPATPAHFARWLAAPRGWAGELFGTLAGDGAIEEVAFEDSGTAWVAAGDTDFPAAPARGVRLLPYFDAFTIASFPRERLFPGAAYERALAGGQAGNFPVLLVDGTVAGVWHQRRSGKRIAVTVEPLSVLGAAHLRALEEQVERVGAVLEGRPELTVGKVTVGPHA, from the coding sequence ATGACGACACGCGCCCGCACCGTGACCGTGACCTGGCCCCAGGCGAATGCCCGGCGGCTGGCCCGGCAGTCCCTGACCGAGGACACCGGCCGCTCCCCGGGCACCGCTTCCACCTCGCCCGCGCGCCCCTCGTCACCCGCGGAAGCCGTCGCCGCCATGCTCGGCGCGCACGCCCAGGTGCTGTCCGCCGCGGAACTCTCGGTGTGCCTGCGTACGGCGGGGTCGACCCGGGCCGATGTGCGCACGGCGCTGTGGACCGACCGGACGCTCGTCAAGACGTTCGGCCCGCGCGGCACGGTGCACCTGCTGCCCGCCGGCGACCTCCCGCTCTGGACCGGGGCCCTCTCCGCCGTACCGACCGGGACGAGTCCGTTCCCGAAGGACGCCCGGATGACGCCGGACCAGGTCGAGGCCGTCGTGGCGGCGGTGTCCGACGCGCTGACCGGTGCGGAGCTGACGATCGACGAGCTCTCCGAGGAGGTCGTGGCCCGCACCGGGCCCTGGGCCGGGGACCTGGTGATGCCCGGGTTCCAGGACATGTGGCCGCGCTGGCGCCAGGTGCTGCACCTCGCCGGCCACCGGGGCGCCCTGTGCTACGCCCCGAACCGGGGCCGCAGGGCCACCTACACCAACCCCGGCCACGTGCCGCTGCCCGGCCCCGAGGCGCTGGCCGCGCTCGTGCGGCGCTACCTGTACGCGTACGGTCCCGCCACCCCCGCCCACTTCGCCCGGTGGCTCGCCGCGCCGCGCGGCTGGGCCGGAGAGCTCTTCGGGACCCTGGCCGGGGACGGCGCGATCGAAGAGGTCGCCTTCGAGGACAGCGGGACCGCCTGGGTGGCCGCGGGCGACACCGATTTCCCGGCGGCCCCCGCGCGCGGCGTGCGTCTGCTCCCCTACTTCGACGCGTTCACGATCGCCTCCTTCCCCCGTGAGCGGCTGTTCCCCGGCGCTGCGTACGAGCGCGCGCTCGCGGGCGGGCAGGCCGGCAACTTCCCGGTGCTGCTGGTGGACGGCACGGTCGCCGGTGTCTGGCACCAGCGCCGGTCGGGGAAGCGGATCGCCGTGACGGTGGAGCCGCTGTCCGTCCTCGGCGCCGCTCACCTGCGGGCGCTGGAGGAGCAGGTGGAGCGGGTGGGTGCCGTATTGGAGGGCAGGCCCGAGCTGACGGTGGGCAAGGTGACGGTGGGCCCGCACGCGTAG
- a CDS encoding A24 family peptidase yields MDATLIAVAALWGAATGLLLPRAAYRFSVEPEEPWRVACPAGHALTGPGRGWLGSTRCANCAVAVPSLPAGAAPQAAPPAGRHRYAPAVLAPVVTVLACVALAAATGARPELAVWLLLAPVAVLLAVIDRRVHRLPDRLTLPLAGAAVVLLGAVALLPEHAGSWISALLGGAALGGFYFLLFLINPNGMGFGDVKLALALGVALGWYGWAVLCAGGFAGFLLGALYGLGLMLLRRAGRKTGIPFGPFMIAGALLGLLFGGLAA; encoded by the coding sequence GTGGACGCCACACTGATTGCGGTCGCCGCCCTCTGGGGCGCCGCCACCGGACTGCTGCTCCCGCGCGCCGCCTACCGGTTCTCCGTCGAGCCGGAGGAGCCCTGGCGGGTCGCGTGCCCGGCCGGGCACGCACTCACCGGCCCGGGCCGCGGCTGGCTCGGCTCGACCCGGTGCGCGAACTGCGCCGTGGCCGTCCCCTCGCTCCCGGCAGGCGCGGCCCCGCAGGCCGCCCCGCCGGCCGGACGGCACCGCTACGCCCCCGCGGTCCTCGCCCCCGTCGTCACCGTCCTCGCGTGCGTCGCCCTCGCCGCCGCCACCGGCGCCCGGCCCGAGCTCGCCGTCTGGCTGCTGCTGGCCCCGGTCGCGGTGCTCCTCGCCGTCATCGACCGCAGGGTCCACCGGCTCCCCGACCGGCTGACGCTGCCGCTGGCCGGTGCCGCCGTCGTGCTCCTCGGTGCCGTGGCCCTGCTGCCCGAGCACGCCGGGTCCTGGATCTCCGCGCTGCTCGGCGGAGCGGCGCTCGGCGGCTTCTACTTCCTGCTGTTCCTGATCAACCCGAACGGCATGGGCTTCGGCGATGTGAAGCTCGCCCTGGCCCTGGGCGTGGCGCTCGGCTGGTACGGGTGGGCGGTGCTGTGCGCGGGAGGCTTCGCGGGGTTCCTGCTCGGGGCGCTGTACGGACTCGGCCTGATGCTGCTGCGTCGGGCCGGGCGCAAGACGGGCATCCCGTTCGGCCCGTTCATGATCGCGGGCGCGCTGCTGGGGCTGCTGTTCGGCGGACTGGCCGCCTGA
- a CDS encoding AI-2E family transporter, which produces MSKLPGWLGRLGAELTQIGARLEERRAEDERRADSLSSSTLSTVAAANAAAAEQVPRPPAYAPSVAARPDPVAAIPWGMRVAAEAGWRLLVLAGTLWVLMRIISAVQLVVLAFVAALLVTAMLQPTVVRLKRLGLPRGLATAVTAVLGFVVMGLVGWFVVWQVMDNLDTLSDRVRDGIDELKRWLLDSPFHVTESQINDIAKNLSDTVGTNTEEITSAGLQGVTVMVEVLTGILLAMFSTLFLLYDGKRIWQWVLKLVPAQARPGVAGAGPRAWRTLTAYVRGTVIVALIDAIFIGLGIYFLDVPMAVPLAVFIFLFAFIPLVGAVISGALAVVVALVTQGVFTALMVLIVVLAVQQIEGHILQPFILGRAVRVHPLAVVLSVAAGGMIAGIGGAVVAVPLVAVTNTVVGYLRAYGREDSLRHSPQPHGATAIGVAPTEAPGARQAREVPADDDGTGTQDEPGKQ; this is translated from the coding sequence ATGTCAAAACTTCCGGGGTGGCTCGGGCGTCTGGGCGCCGAACTGACGCAGATCGGGGCGCGCCTGGAAGAACGGCGCGCCGAGGACGAACGCCGGGCCGACTCCCTGTCCTCCTCGACCCTCTCCACCGTTGCCGCCGCCAATGCGGCCGCCGCCGAGCAGGTGCCGCGCCCGCCCGCGTACGCCCCCTCCGTGGCCGCCAGGCCCGATCCGGTGGCGGCGATCCCCTGGGGGATGCGCGTCGCGGCCGAGGCCGGCTGGCGGCTGCTGGTGCTCGCGGGCACGCTCTGGGTGCTGATGCGGATCATCAGCGCCGTCCAGCTGGTCGTCCTGGCCTTCGTCGCCGCACTGCTCGTGACCGCCATGCTCCAGCCGACCGTCGTACGGCTGAAACGGCTCGGACTGCCGCGCGGTCTCGCCACCGCCGTCACCGCCGTGCTGGGCTTCGTCGTCATGGGCCTGGTCGGCTGGTTCGTCGTGTGGCAGGTGATGGACAACCTCGACACGCTGTCCGACAGGGTGCGCGACGGCATCGACGAGCTGAAGCGCTGGCTCCTGGACAGCCCGTTCCATGTCACCGAGTCGCAGATCAACGACATCGCGAAGAACCTCAGCGACACCGTCGGCACCAACACCGAGGAGATCACCTCGGCCGGACTGCAGGGCGTCACCGTGATGGTGGAGGTCCTCACCGGGATACTGCTGGCGATGTTCTCGACGCTCTTCCTGCTGTACGACGGGAAGCGCATCTGGCAGTGGGTGCTCAAGCTGGTACCCGCCCAGGCCCGGCCGGGCGTCGCCGGCGCCGGACCGCGTGCCTGGCGGACGCTGACCGCCTATGTGCGGGGCACGGTGATCGTCGCCCTGATCGACGCGATCTTCATCGGACTCGGGATCTACTTCCTCGATGTGCCGATGGCGGTGCCGCTGGCCGTCTTCATCTTCCTCTTCGCCTTCATCCCGCTGGTCGGCGCCGTGATCTCCGGGGCGCTCGCCGTGGTCGTCGCACTCGTCACCCAGGGCGTGTTCACCGCGCTGATGGTGCTGATCGTGGTGCTGGCCGTGCAGCAGATCGAGGGCCACATCCTGCAGCCGTTCATCCTCGGCCGCGCGGTGCGCGTCCACCCGCTGGCGGTCGTCCTCTCGGTCGCGGCGGGCGGCATGATCGCCGGCATCGGCGGCGCGGTCGTCGCCGTACCGCTGGTCGCCGTGACCAATACGGTGGTCGGCTATCTGCGGGCGTACGGGCGGGAGGACTCCCTGCGCCACTCGCCGCAGCCACACGGCGCGACGGCGATCGGGGTGGCGCCGACGGAGGCTCCCGGGGCGCGGCAGGCCCGCGAGGTGCCCGCCGACGACGACGGGACGGGCACGCAGGACGAGCCCGGGAAGCAGTAG